The proteins below come from a single Burkholderia humptydooensis genomic window:
- a CDS encoding erythritol/L-threitol dehydrogenase, which produces MTNRNDETQQMTAVVCHAPEDYRVERVAKPRANARELVIRIGACGICASDCKCHSGAKMFWGGPSPWVKAPVIPGHEFFGHVEELGEGAAEHFGVALGDRVIAEQIVPCGKCRYCKSGQYWMCEVHNIFGFQREVADGGMAEYMRIPPTAIVHRIPLGISLEDAAIIEPLACAIHTVNRGDIQLDDVVVIAGAGPLGLMMTQVAKLKTPKRLVVIDLVEERLALAREYGADVTIDPTREDAPAIVRALTGGYGCDVYIETTGAPAGVTQGMDLIRKLGRFVEFSVFGKDTTLDWSIIGDRKELDVRGAHLGPYCYPVAIDLLARGLVTSKGIVTHGFSLEEWDEAIRVANSLDSIKVLMKPRG; this is translated from the coding sequence ATGACGAATCGAAACGACGAAACGCAGCAGATGACGGCAGTCGTCTGCCACGCCCCCGAGGACTACCGCGTCGAGCGCGTCGCGAAGCCGCGCGCGAACGCGCGCGAGCTCGTGATCCGCATCGGCGCGTGCGGGATCTGCGCGAGCGACTGCAAGTGCCATTCCGGCGCGAAGATGTTCTGGGGTGGCCCGAGCCCGTGGGTCAAGGCGCCCGTGATTCCCGGCCACGAGTTCTTCGGCCATGTCGAGGAGCTGGGCGAGGGCGCGGCCGAGCACTTCGGCGTCGCGCTCGGCGATCGCGTGATCGCCGAGCAGATCGTGCCGTGCGGCAAGTGCCGCTACTGCAAGTCGGGCCAGTACTGGATGTGCGAGGTGCACAACATCTTCGGCTTTCAGCGCGAGGTCGCCGACGGCGGGATGGCCGAGTACATGCGCATTCCGCCCACCGCGATCGTCCACCGGATTCCGCTCGGCATCTCGCTCGAGGACGCGGCGATCATCGAGCCGCTCGCGTGCGCGATCCACACGGTCAATCGCGGCGACATCCAGCTCGACGACGTCGTCGTGATCGCGGGCGCGGGGCCGCTCGGCCTGATGATGACGCAGGTCGCGAAGCTGAAGACGCCGAAGCGGCTCGTCGTGATCGATCTCGTCGAGGAACGGCTCGCGCTCGCGCGCGAGTACGGCGCCGACGTGACGATCGACCCGACGCGCGAGGACGCGCCCGCGATCGTCCGGGCGCTGACGGGCGGCTACGGCTGCGACGTCTACATCGAGACGACCGGCGCGCCGGCGGGCGTCACGCAGGGGATGGACCTGATCCGCAAGCTCGGCCGCTTCGTCGAGTTCTCGGTGTTCGGCAAGGACACGACGCTCGACTGGTCGATCATCGGCGACCGCAAGGAGCTCGACGTGCGCGGCGCGCATCTCGGCCCGTATTGCTATCCTGTCGCGATCGATCTGCTCGCGCGCGGGCTCGTCACGTCGAAAGGCATCGTCACGCACGGCTTCTCGCTCGAGGAGTGGGACGAGGCGATCCGGGTCGCGAACTCGCTCGACTCGATCAAGGTGCTGATGAAGCCGCGCGGCTGA
- a CDS encoding sugar ABC transporter ATP-binding protein: MEAVAGAARASEEAMDTILALTGITKRFPGVVALQGIDLRVARGEIHALLGENGAGKSTLMKILCGIHQPDEGTITIDGEPRRFANYHDAIAAGVGIVFQEFSLIPDLNAVDNLFLGREWRGRLGLRERARMRRAAADIFARLRVAIDLAAPVRELSVAQQQFVEIGKALSLDARVLILDEPTATLTPAEAAHLFGVMRELKRQGVAMIFISHHLDEIFEVCDRITVLRDGQYVGATDVARTDVGALVEMMVGRRIENSFPPKPRLARDAAPVLEVDALQVRENGPVNRFTLREGEILGFAGLVGSGRTSSALALIGAKPARVRRMRVRGRAVRFADPADALAAGIGLLPESRKTEGLITGFSIRHNVAINNLGKHRSLRWLVDAAAETRTTLELMRRLGVKAPTPQTRVDTLSGGNQQKVVIARWLNHHTRILIFDEPTRGIDIGAKAEIYQLMRELTARGYSIVLISSELPEIVGMCDRVAVFRQGRIEAVLDGGAIEPSTVMTYATSDVRGANHEHA, from the coding sequence ATGGAGGCGGTGGCGGGCGCGGCGCGCGCGAGCGAGGAAGCAATGGACACGATACTGGCGCTCACCGGCATCACGAAGCGGTTTCCGGGCGTCGTCGCGCTGCAAGGGATCGATCTGCGCGTCGCGCGCGGCGAGATTCACGCGCTGCTCGGCGAGAACGGCGCGGGCAAGTCGACGCTGATGAAGATTCTCTGCGGCATCCATCAGCCCGACGAAGGCACGATCACGATCGACGGCGAGCCGCGGCGCTTCGCGAACTATCACGACGCGATCGCGGCGGGCGTCGGCATCGTGTTTCAGGAGTTCAGCCTGATTCCGGACCTGAACGCGGTCGACAACCTGTTCCTCGGCCGCGAGTGGCGCGGCCGGCTCGGGCTGCGCGAGCGCGCGCGGATGCGCCGCGCCGCGGCGGACATCTTCGCGCGGCTTCGCGTGGCGATCGATCTGGCGGCGCCGGTGCGCGAGCTGTCGGTCGCGCAGCAGCAGTTCGTCGAGATCGGCAAGGCGCTGTCGCTCGACGCGCGGGTCCTGATCCTCGACGAGCCGACCGCGACGCTCACGCCCGCCGAGGCCGCGCACCTGTTCGGCGTGATGCGCGAGTTGAAGCGCCAGGGCGTCGCGATGATCTTCATCTCGCACCATCTCGACGAGATCTTCGAGGTGTGCGACCGGATCACCGTGCTGCGCGACGGGCAGTACGTCGGCGCGACCGACGTCGCGCGCACCGACGTCGGCGCGCTCGTCGAGATGATGGTGGGCCGGCGCATCGAGAACAGCTTTCCGCCGAAGCCGCGTCTCGCGCGCGATGCCGCGCCCGTGCTCGAAGTGGACGCGCTGCAGGTGCGCGAGAACGGGCCCGTGAACCGCTTCACGCTGCGCGAAGGCGAGATTCTCGGCTTCGCGGGCCTCGTCGGCTCCGGGCGCACGTCGAGCGCGCTCGCGCTGATCGGCGCGAAGCCCGCGCGCGTGCGGCGCATGCGCGTGCGCGGCCGCGCGGTGCGCTTCGCCGACCCCGCCGACGCGCTCGCCGCGGGCATCGGCCTCCTGCCGGAGAGCCGCAAGACGGAAGGGCTCATCACCGGGTTCTCGATCCGGCACAACGTCGCGATCAACAATCTCGGCAAGCACCGCAGCCTGCGCTGGCTCGTCGACGCGGCGGCCGAGACGCGCACGACGCTCGAGCTGATGCGGCGGCTCGGCGTGAAGGCGCCGACGCCGCAGACGCGCGTCGACACGCTGTCGGGCGGCAACCAGCAGAAGGTCGTCATCGCGCGCTGGCTCAATCACCACACGCGGATCCTGATCTTCGACGAGCCGACGCGCGGCATCGACATCGGCGCGAAGGCGGAGATCTACCAATTGATGCGCGAGCTGACCGCGCGCGGCTATTCGATCGTGCTGATCTCGAGCGAGCTGCCGGAGATCGTCGGCATGTGCGACCGCGTCGCGGTGTTCCGGCAGGGGCGCATCGAGGCGGTGCTCGACGGCGGCGCGATCGAGCCGAGCACGGTGATGACTTATGCGACTTCAGACGTACGCGGAGCGAATCATGAACATGCATGA
- a CDS encoding substrate-binding domain-containing protein, with protein sequence MMDTALSTPASGNRAARALRAAALSIALGAAGIAHAAPLKIGMTFQELNNPYFVTMQKALNEAAASIGAQVIVTDAHHDVSKQVSDVEDMLQKKIDILLVNPTDSTGIQSAVVSAKKAGAVVVAVDANANGPVDAFVGSKNFDAGAMSCDYLAKAIGGSGEVAILDGIAVVPILERVRGCRAALAKFPNVKIVDVQNGKQERASALTVTENMIQAHPLLKGVFSVNDGGSMGALSAIEASGKDIRLTSVDGAPEAIAAMRKPNSKFIETSAQFPRDQIRLAIGIGLAKKWGANVPKAIPVDVKLIDKDNAKTFSW encoded by the coding sequence ATGATGGACACCGCTTTGTCGACGCCGGCTTCCGGCAACCGGGCCGCCCGCGCGCTGCGCGCCGCGGCGCTTTCGATCGCGCTCGGCGCCGCAGGCATCGCGCATGCGGCGCCGCTGAAGATCGGCATGACGTTCCAGGAGCTGAACAACCCGTACTTCGTGACGATGCAAAAGGCGCTCAACGAAGCGGCCGCGTCGATCGGCGCGCAGGTGATCGTCACCGACGCGCATCACGACGTCAGCAAGCAGGTGAGCGACGTCGAGGACATGCTGCAGAAGAAGATCGACATCCTGCTCGTGAATCCGACCGATTCGACGGGCATCCAGTCGGCCGTGGTGTCGGCGAAGAAAGCGGGCGCGGTCGTCGTCGCGGTGGACGCGAACGCGAACGGCCCGGTCGATGCGTTCGTCGGCTCGAAGAATTTCGACGCGGGCGCGATGTCGTGCGACTACCTCGCGAAGGCGATCGGCGGCAGCGGCGAAGTCGCGATCCTCGACGGCATTGCCGTCGTGCCGATTCTCGAGCGCGTGCGCGGCTGCCGCGCGGCGCTCGCGAAATTCCCGAACGTGAAGATCGTCGACGTGCAGAACGGCAAGCAGGAGCGCGCGAGCGCGCTCACCGTCACCGAGAACATGATCCAGGCGCATCCGTTGCTCAAGGGCGTCTTCAGCGTCAACGACGGCGGCTCGATGGGCGCGCTGTCCGCGATCGAGGCGTCGGGCAAGGACATCCGGCTCACGAGCGTCGACGGCGCGCCGGAGGCGATCGCCGCGATGCGGAAGCCGAACTCGAAGTTCATCGAAACGTCCGCGCAGTTCCCGCGCGACCAGATTCGCCTCGCGATCGGCATCGGGCTCGCGAAGAAGTGGGGCGCCAATGTGCCGAAGGCGATTCCGGTCGACGTGAAGCTGATCGACAAGGACAACGCGAAGACCTTCAGTTGGTGA
- a CDS encoding AraC family transcriptional regulator: MQPDLEVVDVRRGESFKAWSHGYPYRTVRWHFHPEFEVHLIVETTGQMFVGDYVGGFGPGNLVLMGPNLPHNWVSDVPEGKTIAERNLVVQFDQAFVSRCADSFTEWRHIEGLLADARRGVQFGARTSEAIRPLFAELIHARGLRRIVLFLSMLQILVDATDRELLASPAYEADASTFASTRINHVLAYIGKNLANELRETDLARLAGQSVSAFSHYFRRHTGLPFVQYVNRMRINLACQLLMDGDASITDICFRSGFNNLSNFNRQFLAVKGMSPSRFRRYQALNDASRDASEAAAKRGAGIAGAPAIVPAAQARGNARPPPEILLSG; the protein is encoded by the coding sequence GTGCAGCCCGATCTCGAAGTCGTCGACGTGCGCCGTGGCGAGTCGTTCAAGGCGTGGTCGCATGGCTATCCGTACCGCACCGTGCGGTGGCACTTCCATCCGGAGTTCGAAGTGCATCTGATCGTCGAGACGACGGGCCAGATGTTCGTCGGCGATTACGTCGGCGGCTTCGGCCCCGGCAACCTCGTGTTGATGGGACCGAACCTGCCGCACAACTGGGTGAGCGACGTGCCGGAAGGCAAGACGATCGCCGAGCGCAATCTCGTCGTGCAGTTCGACCAGGCGTTCGTGTCGCGCTGCGCGGACAGCTTCACCGAATGGCGGCACATCGAGGGGCTTCTCGCGGACGCGCGCCGCGGCGTGCAGTTCGGCGCGCGCACGAGCGAGGCGATCCGGCCGCTTTTCGCCGAGCTGATCCACGCGCGCGGGCTGCGTCGCATCGTGCTGTTCCTGTCGATGCTGCAGATCCTCGTCGACGCGACCGACCGCGAGCTGCTCGCGAGCCCCGCGTATGAAGCCGATGCGTCGACCTTCGCGTCGACCCGCATCAACCACGTGCTTGCGTACATCGGCAAGAACCTCGCGAACGAATTGCGCGAGACCGACCTCGCGCGGCTCGCCGGGCAGAGCGTGAGCGCGTTCTCGCATTACTTCCGCCGGCACACCGGCTTGCCGTTCGTCCAGTACGTGAACCGGATGCGGATCAATCTCGCGTGCCAGTTGCTGATGGACGGCGACGCGAGCATCACCGACATCTGCTTCAGGAGCGGCTTCAACAATCTGTCGAACTTCAATCGTCAGTTCCTCGCGGTGAAGGGCATGTCGCCGTCGCGCTTTCGCCGCTATCAGGCGCTGAACGACGCGAGCCGCGATGCGTCGGAGGCGGCCGCGAAGCGCGGCGCGGGCATCGCCGGCGCGCCGGCGATCGTGCCCGCCGCGCAGGCGCGCGGCAACGCTCGGCCGCCCCCCGAAATCCTGCTGTCCGGCTGA
- the capA gene encoding capistruin family lasso peptide, producing the protein MVRLLAKLLRSTIHGSNGVSLDAVSSTHGTPGFQTPDARVISRFGFN; encoded by the coding sequence ATGGTTCGACTTTTGGCGAAGCTGCTTCGTTCGACGATCCACGGCTCCAACGGCGTCAGCCTGGACGCGGTTTCCTCGACGCACGGCACCCCGGGTTTCCAAACCCCGGATGCCCGCGTGATTTCGCGTTTCGGGTTCAATTAA
- a CDS encoding lasso peptide biosynthesis B2 protein: MTPANHCHIAVFDQAIVALDMQRSRYFLYDEACAKAFADHYLDFKPLDAPHALKPLISDRIVAAESPASAPGRIADYRGWAFDTFDSGVWGSRTLGERSASGFEWLPFWRIVRSAVSLKIRGFHALSLLDRLDARAGQGARAGDAPSRTIERYLRASIWSPIRITCLQMSFALATHLRRENVPAQLVIGVRPMPFVAHAWVEVDGRVCGDEPELKKSYGEIYRTPRHDERAAPFGLAA, encoded by the coding sequence ATGACACCAGCCAACCATTGCCATATTGCAGTATTCGATCAGGCGATCGTCGCGCTCGATATGCAACGGTCGCGTTATTTTCTTTATGACGAGGCATGCGCGAAGGCTTTTGCCGACCATTATCTGGATTTCAAGCCGCTCGATGCGCCGCATGCATTGAAGCCGTTGATATCCGACCGGATCGTCGCCGCCGAATCGCCGGCGTCCGCCCCGGGCCGCATTGCCGATTACCGCGGGTGGGCGTTCGACACGTTCGATTCGGGCGTCTGGGGAAGCCGCACGCTCGGCGAACGAAGCGCGTCCGGCTTCGAGTGGCTGCCGTTCTGGCGCATCGTGCGAAGCGCGGTGTCGCTCAAGATCCGCGGCTTTCACGCGCTCTCGTTGCTCGATCGGCTTGATGCGCGCGCCGGGCAAGGCGCGCGTGCCGGCGACGCCCCGTCTCGCACGATCGAGCGCTATCTGCGCGCGTCGATCTGGTCGCCCATTCGCATCACGTGCCTGCAAATGTCGTTCGCGCTCGCCACACACCTGAGACGGGAGAACGTGCCCGCTCAACTGGTGATCGGCGTGAGGCCGATGCCGTTCGTCGCCCATGCATGGGTCGAGGTCGACGGGCGCGTGTGCGGCGACGAACCGGAGCTGAAAAAGAGCTATGGCGAAATCTATCGGACGCCTCGACATGACGAACGCGCCGCCCCGTTCGGGCTGGCGGCTTGA
- a CDS encoding lasso peptide isopeptide bond-forming cyclase gives MAKSIGRLDMTNAPPRSGWRLERRAWTNAHGYREWLSCAAGPDRPIGVTLLEADGPGRAYLRDAHSSLVRSLARARTLPDARDAVTRSVWGAYLLVLDEAATGRRLFMPDPLHSVRLYYRTGEHGRVDVDPQAANLLDRGPIDWNLDYLIEFACTQFGPLDETPFASIRVVPPGCALIVDADGRCAIERAWLPRAPAADDIRASCAAALDDVYSSIARSHPSVCAALSGGVDSSAGAIFLRKALGANAPLAAVHLFSTSSPDCYERDMAARVADSIGAALICLDIDRHLPFSERIVQTPPAALSQDMLFLGIDRAVSNAIGPSSVLLEGQGGDLLFKAVPDANAVLDALRAKGWSFALRTAEKLAVLHNDSIPRILLMAAKIALRRRLFGQDTSASERALSGLFASHAPRAAAEIPRRRAPLDESISVLDRFVSIMTPVTDAAYTRRLNPYLAQPVVEATFGLRSYDSFDHRNDRIVLREIASAHTPVDVLWRRTKGSFGIGFVKGIVSHYDAFRELIRDGVLMRSGKLDEAELARALKAVRVGQNAAAISLALVGCVEIFCASWQNFVTNRRAAVC, from the coding sequence ATGGCGAAATCTATCGGACGCCTCGACATGACGAACGCGCCGCCCCGTTCGGGCTGGCGGCTTGAACGTCGCGCTTGGACGAACGCGCACGGGTATCGCGAATGGCTGTCCTGCGCGGCCGGCCCCGACCGGCCGATCGGCGTGACGCTGCTCGAAGCCGACGGCCCCGGCCGCGCGTACCTGCGCGACGCGCACTCGAGCCTCGTGCGCTCGCTCGCGCGCGCCCGCACGTTGCCGGACGCGCGCGACGCCGTCACACGCTCCGTCTGGGGCGCGTACCTTCTCGTGCTCGACGAGGCGGCGACCGGCCGCCGCCTGTTCATGCCCGATCCGCTGCATTCGGTCCGGCTCTATTACCGGACGGGCGAGCACGGGCGCGTCGACGTCGATCCACAGGCGGCGAACCTGCTCGATCGCGGGCCGATCGACTGGAACCTCGATTACCTGATCGAATTCGCGTGCACGCAGTTCGGTCCGCTCGACGAAACGCCGTTCGCGTCGATCCGCGTCGTGCCGCCCGGATGCGCGCTTATCGTCGACGCCGACGGACGATGCGCGATCGAGCGCGCGTGGCTGCCGCGCGCGCCGGCCGCGGACGACATCCGCGCATCGTGCGCGGCGGCGCTCGACGACGTCTATTCGAGCATCGCGCGCAGCCACCCGAGCGTGTGCGCCGCGCTGTCGGGCGGCGTCGATTCGTCCGCGGGCGCGATCTTCCTGCGCAAGGCGCTCGGCGCGAACGCGCCGCTCGCCGCCGTCCATCTGTTCTCCACGTCGTCGCCCGACTGCTACGAGCGGGACATGGCGGCGCGCGTCGCCGATTCGATCGGCGCGGCGCTCATCTGCCTCGACATCGATCGTCATTTGCCGTTCTCCGAGCGGATCGTGCAGACTCCGCCCGCCGCGCTGAGCCAGGACATGCTGTTTCTCGGCATCGACCGGGCGGTGTCAAACGCGATCGGTCCGTCGTCGGTGCTGCTCGAGGGCCAGGGCGGCGATCTGCTGTTCAAGGCGGTGCCCGACGCGAACGCGGTGCTCGACGCGCTTCGCGCCAAGGGATGGTCGTTCGCGCTGCGCACGGCGGAAAAGCTCGCGGTGCTTCACAACGATTCGATTCCGCGCATCCTGCTGATGGCGGCGAAGATCGCGCTGAGAAGGCGGCTGTTCGGACAGGACACGTCGGCGTCGGAGCGGGCGCTGTCCGGGCTGTTCGCGTCGCACGCGCCGCGCGCGGCGGCCGAGATCCCGCGCCGGCGCGCGCCGCTCGACGAGTCGATCTCGGTGCTCGACCGGTTCGTGTCGATCATGACGCCCGTCACCGACGCCGCGTACACGCGCCGGCTCAATCCGTATCTCGCGCAACCGGTCGTCGAGGCGACGTTCGGCCTGCGCAGCTACGACAGCTTCGATCACCGCAACGACCGGATCGTGCTGCGCGAGATCGCGTCGGCGCACACCCCCGTCGACGTGCTGTGGCGCAGGACCAAGGGATCGTTCGGCATCGGCTTCGTGAAGGGTATCGTGTCGCACTACGACGCATTCCGCGAGCTGATCCGCGACGGCGTGCTGATGCGAAGCGGCAAGCTCGACGAAGCCGAGCTCGCGCGCGCGCTCAAGGCGGTGCGCGTCGGACAGAACGCGGCCGCGATCAGTCTAGCGCTCGTCGGATGCGTGGAGATTTTTTGCGCGTCCTGGCAGAATTTCGTGACGAACCGGCGCGCCGCGGTATGCTGA
- a CDS encoding ATP-binding cassette domain-containing protein: protein MKLAALRSLADVVRLMVDKETKARKLIVAGVLIEALTSAFMLLGPVALKLAVDEMSRAQFDAAKASVDIVLFAVLWSASAVSSVALLAYTGKIVHATSNTLLRRALHAQLPALASRASSDSGYVQGLLERLPYSLQVIIEGVLWKIAPVAIQLVVAIVLIALLVPLRYAAILFAVLAAYFVFSHLSAEQYENSAAATNEAAGALSAALGDVLANAPRVVYNGAVPQEIDYVATRAVARLDVDWRRSWLLTRAAACQYGIIALGMAAMFVLCVRDIAAHRITLGDFMLLQTYVLQFALPLGAYGFVLRQAGAALANVREALAIAPRAGGGGGGGDGGARALARPGGSAAHIAVRRLAFARAGRFSIEPMSFDLPAGSYTAIVGHNGSGKSTLAKIVAGLLPPDDGAVAYDGVDLYSVGDDARRRFALYVPQDVALLNRSLRENVRYHPSTLTDIDATRLLERLAFHKDGRRVDLDGDVGEGGARLSGGQVQKVELVRLMGVDVPAIVLDETTSGLDPHSDTLGIAMLRERLGKRTTLVLITHRIANVEAADQVLFLSGGRLVAAGPHRRLIDTCDEYRTFWRRQPEHADAKA, encoded by the coding sequence ATGAAGCTTGCTGCGCTACGCTCGTTGGCGGACGTCGTCCGCCTGATGGTCGACAAGGAAACGAAGGCGAGAAAGCTGATCGTCGCCGGCGTGCTGATCGAGGCGCTGACATCGGCCTTCATGCTGCTCGGCCCGGTTGCGCTGAAGCTCGCGGTCGACGAGATGTCGCGCGCGCAGTTCGACGCGGCGAAGGCTTCCGTCGATATCGTGCTGTTCGCCGTGCTCTGGTCCGCGTCCGCGGTCTCGTCGGTCGCGCTGCTCGCATACACCGGCAAGATCGTCCACGCCACGTCGAATACGCTGCTGCGCCGCGCGCTGCATGCGCAACTGCCGGCGCTCGCGAGCCGCGCGTCGAGCGACAGCGGCTACGTGCAGGGCCTTCTCGAGCGCCTGCCGTACAGCCTGCAGGTGATCATCGAAGGCGTGCTGTGGAAGATCGCGCCCGTGGCGATCCAGCTCGTCGTCGCGATCGTGCTGATCGCGCTGCTCGTGCCGCTCCGGTACGCGGCGATCCTGTTTGCCGTGCTGGCCGCCTACTTCGTGTTTTCTCACTTGTCGGCCGAGCAGTACGAGAACAGCGCGGCGGCGACGAACGAGGCGGCGGGCGCGCTGTCGGCCGCGCTCGGCGACGTGCTGGCGAATGCGCCGCGCGTCGTCTACAACGGCGCGGTGCCGCAGGAAATCGACTACGTCGCGACGCGCGCCGTCGCGCGCCTCGATGTCGACTGGCGCCGGTCGTGGCTGCTCACGCGCGCGGCCGCCTGTCAGTACGGCATCATCGCGCTCGGCATGGCGGCGATGTTCGTGCTGTGCGTGCGCGACATCGCCGCCCACCGGATCACGCTCGGCGATTTCATGCTGCTGCAGACGTACGTGCTGCAGTTCGCGCTGCCGCTCGGCGCGTACGGATTCGTGCTTCGCCAGGCGGGCGCGGCGCTCGCGAACGTGCGCGAAGCGCTCGCGATCGCGCCGCGCGCGGGCGGCGGCGGCGGCGGCGGCGACGGCGGCGCGCGCGCGCTTGCGCGCCCGGGCGGCTCGGCCGCGCACATCGCGGTGCGCCGGCTCGCGTTTGCCCGGGCGGGGCGCTTCTCGATCGAGCCGATGTCGTTCGATCTGCCGGCGGGCAGCTACACGGCGATCGTCGGGCACAACGGCTCGGGCAAGTCCACGCTCGCGAAGATCGTCGCCGGGCTGCTGCCGCCCGACGACGGCGCCGTCGCGTATGACGGCGTCGACCTGTACAGCGTCGGCGACGACGCGCGCCGCCGCTTCGCGCTGTACGTCCCGCAGGACGTCGCGCTCCTGAACCGCTCGCTGCGGGAAAACGTCCGCTACCACCCGTCGACGCTCACCGACATCGACGCAACCCGGCTGCTCGAGCGCCTCGCGTTCCACAAGGACGGCCGGCGCGTCGATCTCGACGGCGACGTCGGCGAAGGCGGCGCGCGCCTGTCGGGCGGCCAGGTGCAGAAGGTCGAGCTCGTCCGGCTGATGGGCGTCGACGTTCCCGCGATCGTCCTCGACGAAACGACGTCGGGGCTCGACCCGCACAGCGACACGCTCGGCATCGCGATGCTGCGCGAGCGCCTCGGCAAGCGGACGACGCTCGTGCTGATCACCCACCGGATCGCGAACGTCGAGGCGGCCGACCAGGTGCTGTTCCTGTCCGGAGGCCGGCTCG